TAATGTATTCAATCGAAATGATAAAACAAATGATACAAAGTTATATATATATCTACCAAATAAGGCAACTAGTAAGACTATATAGCCTCCTAAAAGCTTTTTTTCACTAAATAGATAGATAACTGCTAATCCAATTAAAAGTCTTGGTAGTACAGCTATAACGATATTAAATCCATATTCATCCGTGATGATTCCAATCATAGAAAACATGAAAAGGATAATCATGACAATCCATTGAATTTGAATAGGTATTTTGTTTTTTAATGATTTTAAAAAAAACATAAGGCCACCTACTTTTTAAACTTAACTATATTTTAACATGATAAGGAATTAAAAAAAACCTAATTCATAAAGAATTAGGCTTTAAATTTTTTTTATTTCTTATTGAGTTCTCCAATGATTCCTTTTACCGCTCCATAAATTAAATAGAAAGCAAATAATGAGAATAAATAATAACTTATTGGAATACTTAATACATTTTGATTTAGTATTCTAAACAAGAAATCAAATGGTACGTCTGCTACTCCAGCTAATAAGAATAGAATGGTTGCTAATGGAAGCCCAAACAATAGAGATATTGCTGGTAATAACAATTTAGCAATTGATAAATAGATGCCACCTCTTAAATAAAAGAATACACCTACCATGATACCTGTAAATAATAAATCTTTTCTAGTTACTTTAGCTTTAGGTTTGTTTGTGAAAAATAAAGATACAACCATTAAAAGCAAATATAGAAAAGCGATAATTTGAATGAATGATTCTCCATCTAATGGAATTGCAAATCCAAATGGTTTAAATCTTAACGATAACAAACTATTTACAAAATTAGTTCCTACTGTTAAGAAGAATCCTACAAACAATGCAAAATGAGCTGCAAACTCTTTTTTCTTAAGTTGTAAATATACAATTCCTGTAAGAATAATCGCAAGTGGCACTATGGCTTCAAGAGTTGGTAAAATCGTTCCGTAATTTCCAAAAATAGAGAATACAACATAGCCTACTATAATAACAAATATAATAAGTCTAGCCAATTCATTTATTTTCGAAGTTAATCCTTTAATAAAATTCATATATACTATTTCCTTTCAAGTCATTTATGTTAATTATACTAAAAATATATAAAAAATAAAGTTTAATGCTATTTAAAAAAATTGGGATGATCTTCGTAAAATTGTAAGTTTACATTTAATAAGGATTCAAGCTCTAATAAGACTTGATATAAAACAGCTCTACTCTCAAATTCTTCTCTTGTTTTAGGTAGTTCTGATAATCTATATTTTTCAAGTAAATCATTTATGATATCAATATATTTTATGCTGTTATTATACAAACCGACATCAAAACTCAAATCTTTAATAAAATCTGATATTTCGATAGCATTTTGATGAACACATATCATTTTTGATGCTTGATCATACATATGCTTCATAAACGTTGCTTGTGTTTTTCTCATATATGCATATGAAAGATAGCTTTGATTGTTTTGGAATAAAAGATCTTTATCAATTAATTCGACATAGTGAATAACCTTTTTTAATTCTTTTTCTAAATTCGCATAATGATTATTGTATGTCTCAGCATATAATGGATCTTTGATTAAAAAAGATAACATTAATAAATGATCTCTAATGAACTGATCGATCATATGCGTATATTTAATAAGTTCTGATTCTCCTTGAGAAGGATAAAGTGTATTAAATATCGTTGCGGTTCCTATAGAGATAAGTACTAATAATGATTCTTCTATAATAAATGAAAATGAAAACTCACCAAAAATTAATAAATGTGTAACAATAACTAATGCAGGAACTATGCCTTCTGCAATATTTAACTTCCATGATGAAAAACTAAAGATGAAAACGACTACAATAAATACCCAAAATTCATATCCAAATATAACAAATAATAAAATGGATAAAAACATACCGAAAAACACATCAACGATACGTCTAAATGCGATGATGAGTGAATCTCTTTTTGTTAATTGAATTGATAATAATGCTAAAACGCCACCAGTTAACCAATATTCAAGGCCGATCCATCTAGAAATAAGTCCTGCAATAACAGTTACTAAGGTCATTTTTACAGCTGTATGAAATATTCTCATTTAATTACCTTTTGTTCATATTCTTGTATTGTTCATAATACAAGTGAATATCTGATAAATCAAAAGGTTTTTCTTTTGCTTTTATACGTTCAACTAATAAATCAATTTGATCTTGAATAATCCCTTGAATATCATCTGGATAACACATCTTATCTGAATGCATATCATATTCTTTTTCATCTAGTATAATATATGATCCATCAGGAAA
The sequence above is drawn from the Mariniplasma anaerobium genome and encodes:
- a CDS encoding aromatic acid exporter family protein; translation: MRIFHTAVKMTLVTVIAGLISRWIGLEYWLTGGVLALLSIQLTKRDSLIIAFRRIVDVFFGMFLSILLFVIFGYEFWVFIVVVFIFSFSSWKLNIAEGIVPALVIVTHLLIFGEFSFSFIIEESLLVLISIGTATIFNTLYPSQGESELIKYTHMIDQFIRDHLLMLSFLIKDPLYAETYNNHYANLEKELKKVIHYVELIDKDLLFQNNQSYLSYAYMRKTQATFMKHMYDQASKMICVHQNAIEISDFIKDLSFDVGLYNNSIKYIDIINDLLEKYRLSELPKTREEFESRAVLYQVLLELESLLNVNLQFYEDHPNFFK